Proteins encoded in a region of the Prochlorothrix hollandica PCC 9006 = CALU 1027 genome:
- a CDS encoding DUF502 domain-containing protein, translating to MFERLKQDFKNDLIAGLLVVIPLATTIWLSTTIARWVFSLLTRIPKQLNPFNDLTPLVGNLLNISIGLAVPLLIIMIIGLMARNIVGRWFLDLGERTLQAIPFAGSLYKTLKQLLETIFRDTPDRFRRVVLLEYPRKGVWAIAFVTGAVGSSFQTHMETPMLSLFLPTTPNPTTGWYVIVAENEIIDTDMSVEDAFKVLISGGIVSPNTPASGSARPHHTDQQPTAQVPPPRVPQTLALEEEPSQSLRPMP from the coding sequence GTGTTTGAACGCTTGAAACAAGATTTTAAAAACGATCTTATTGCAGGGCTGCTGGTGGTGATTCCACTGGCGACAACCATTTGGTTAAGCACCACGATCGCCCGCTGGGTTTTCAGCCTCTTAACCAGGATCCCCAAGCAACTCAACCCCTTTAATGATCTCACCCCCCTGGTGGGCAATCTTCTTAATATTTCCATTGGTTTGGCGGTGCCCCTCTTGATCATCATGATCATTGGCTTGATGGCCCGGAACATTGTGGGCCGCTGGTTTTTGGATCTGGGGGAGCGCACCCTCCAAGCCATTCCCTTTGCGGGATCCCTGTATAAAACCCTGAAGCAACTGCTGGAAACCATTTTCCGAGACACCCCCGATCGCTTCCGGCGGGTCGTTCTGCTGGAATATCCCCGCAAAGGGGTTTGGGCCATTGCCTTTGTCACGGGGGCCGTCGGCAGCAGTTTCCAAACCCACATGGAAACCCCCATGCTCAGTCTTTTTTTACCCACCACCCCCAACCCCACCACCGGCTGGTATGTCATCGTGGCCGAGAATGAAATCATTGACACAGACATGTCCGTGGAAGATGCTTTTAAGGTTCTGATCTCCGGGGGCATTGTCTCCCCCAATACCCCCGCCTCAGGGTCGGCCCGCCCCCATCACACCGATCAACAGCCCACTGCTCAAGTCCCACCCCCACGGGTTCCCCAGACCCTTGCCCTGGAGGAAGAACCATCCCAATCCCTCCGACCCATGCCTTGA
- a CDS encoding FecR family protein: MTVNLSRSRLLGRCLGLVSLTLGGTALLGSDSLTAQTLRTASQRWLNVQQTQGSVTYLANGSRPARVGDRLTATGQGIRTGSRSSAILNVDDGIGVVRIAENTNLVVSSLSTQANGGKVTEMNVTQGQARLQVRRFNNPGSRLEIKTPAGVAAVRGTEFGVTVSSLSGKLGVATTSGAVAVSAQNQSVLVQPNQFSTINPGQAPTPPAPFNPNIRMDVQELVRQGGGNYQLRAMTDPPNLVFINGQPIEVSTTGLVSAVVPAQPGGMITLLIRNPVGTEQVYQLATPTP; encoded by the coding sequence ATGACAGTCAATTTATCGCGATCGCGGTTGCTAGGTCGATGCCTGGGCCTGGTGAGTCTTACCCTAGGCGGTACTGCCTTGCTGGGATCCGACAGCCTCACCGCCCAAACCCTCCGAACTGCTAGCCAGCGCTGGCTCAACGTCCAACAGACCCAGGGCAGCGTTACCTATCTGGCCAATGGCAGTCGCCCTGCCCGAGTGGGCGATCGCCTCACCGCCACGGGTCAAGGTATTCGCACGGGATCCCGTTCCAGCGCCATCCTCAATGTTGATGATGGCATTGGTGTTGTGCGCATCGCAGAAAATACCAACTTGGTGGTCAGCAGTTTGTCTACCCAAGCCAATGGAGGCAAGGTCACCGAAATGAACGTGACCCAGGGACAGGCCCGACTCCAGGTGCGTCGCTTTAATAACCCCGGTTCCCGTCTGGAAATCAAAACCCCCGCAGGAGTGGCAGCGGTACGGGGCACAGAATTTGGGGTGACCGTCAGCAGTCTCAGCGGCAAACTAGGCGTTGCCACCACCTCAGGAGCCGTGGCCGTCAGCGCCCAGAACCAAAGCGTCTTAGTCCAGCCCAACCAATTTTCCACCATCAACCCTGGGCAAGCCCCCACCCCCCCCGCTCCCTTCAATCCCAATATCCGCATGGATGTGCAGGAGTTGGTACGCCAAGGCGGTGGCAATTATCAGCTTCGGGCCATGACGGATCCCCCCAACCTGGTGTTTATTAACGGTCAACCCATTGAAGTCAGCACAACGGGCCTGGTCAGTGCGGTGGTTCCCGCTCAGCCCGGTGGCATGATCACCCTATTGATCCGCAATCCCGTCGGCACAGAGCAGGTCTATCAACTGGCTACCCCTACCCCCTAA
- the lptC gene encoding LPS export ABC transporter periplasmic protein LptC, with product MSPISPSFSGNPPQAEVGLRDRFGLWARLLHVLSRPLSRPLSRPSSLSPSIPPTHQITEPGPIAPLPRVRGTGQKSRNRWGQRSWNWLLLGLLVGSSALQGCAPRLQGIREELEAVEPLEDLAFDDITLQQADDDGKPLWSLTADRATYQQDASIAQVEQPDGVIFQQGVTTYTVRAETGQIYDDGKRIVLSSNVVVSHVPKNALLQGDELEWFPEEDRLILRRNLAGTYKDLTLKAEELQFNGQTNQVTLAGSIEAVMTDSQVRLQTDGLLWFIDEARITSDRPVLLEHFEAANPPQVIDRATGDGLAVDLASQRSTLQPNALVNLGQPAFDIRSDSLTWDAKANVVEANKPVTIVNRIDQTTMAAQQGVMDLVQRVVTLTGQVQGQSPPQQATLTADRLIWNLTQNQVDATGNVFYGRSSPVLQMSGSRAIGNLNEETLKVTGDQPVKTVYMLE from the coding sequence ATGAGTCCCATCAGCCCATCCTTCAGCGGTAACCCTCCCCAGGCCGAGGTTGGTCTGAGGGATCGGTTTGGCCTATGGGCAAGATTGCTACATGTCTTGTCTAGACCCTTGTCCAGACCCTTGTCCAGACCCTCGTCTCTTTCCCCCTCCATACCCCCAACACACCAGATCACCGAACCTGGGCCGATCGCCCCCCTCCCTAGGGTCAGGGGTACAGGGCAGAAGAGCCGGAACCGGTGGGGACAGCGAAGCTGGAATTGGCTGCTGCTGGGGTTGCTGGTGGGCAGCAGTGCCCTCCAGGGCTGTGCCCCCCGATTGCAGGGAATCCGCGAGGAGTTGGAGGCGGTGGAACCCCTGGAAGATCTAGCCTTTGACGACATCACCCTGCAACAGGCCGATGATGATGGCAAACCCCTCTGGAGTCTGACCGCCGATCGCGCCACCTATCAGCAAGATGCCAGCATTGCCCAGGTTGAGCAGCCCGATGGTGTGATTTTCCAGCAGGGGGTCACCACCTATACGGTGCGGGCGGAAACGGGACAGATTTACGATGATGGCAAGCGCATTGTGCTGAGCAGCAATGTGGTGGTGTCCCATGTGCCGAAAAATGCCCTGCTCCAGGGGGATGAACTGGAATGGTTCCCTGAGGAGGATCGTCTGATCCTGCGCCGTAACCTGGCGGGCACCTACAAGGATTTGACCCTCAAGGCGGAGGAACTCCAGTTCAATGGCCAGACCAATCAAGTGACGTTGGCGGGTTCCATTGAAGCGGTGATGACGGATTCCCAGGTGCGGCTGCAAACCGATGGGCTGTTGTGGTTCATTGATGAGGCGCGGATCACCAGCGATCGCCCCGTGCTGTTAGAGCATTTTGAGGCGGCTAATCCCCCACAGGTGATCGATCGGGCCACCGGGGACGGTTTAGCGGTGGATTTGGCCAGCCAGCGATCGACCCTGCAACCGAACGCCCTGGTGAACCTGGGGCAACCGGCCTTTGATATCCGCAGTGACTCCCTGACCTGGGATGCCAAAGCCAATGTGGTGGAAGCCAATAAACCGGTCACCATTGTTAACCGCATCGATCAAACCACCATGGCGGCCCAGCAGGGGGTGATGGATCTGGTGCAGCGGGTGGTCACCCTCACCGGCCAAGTTCAGGGCCAGAGTCCGCCCCAACAGGCTACCCTCACCGCCGATCGCCTAATCTGGAACCTGACCCAAAATCAGGTGGATGCGACGGGCAATGTCTTTTATGGGCGATCGAGTCCGGTGTTGCAAATGTCGGGATCCCGTGCGATCGGTAATCTCAACGAGGAAACCCTCAAGGTGACGGGAGATCAGCCGGTGAAGACGGTTTATATGCTGGAGTAG
- the metG gene encoding methionine--tRNA ligase: MNAPSKPFAITTPLYYVNTVPHIGSAYTTIAADALSRFHRLQGHPTLFITGTDEHGQKIQRMAEQRQLSPQEHCDEIVGGFKTLWDKLLIRYDRFSRTTDPRHETIVGEFFQRVKEQGDIYLGQQQGWYCVACEEFKEERELLDGDRPEKRCPIHSNQSVEWRDERNYFFRLSKYQAALEALYDSQPDFIQPPSRRNEVLSFVKRGLQDFSISRINLDWGFPVPGDPEHTLYVWFDALLGYVTALLEPDDEVSLDRALAQWWPINLHLIGKDILRFHAVYWPAMLMSAGLPLPDRVFGHGFLTKDGQKMGKSLGNTLDPVALVDTYGADAVRYYFLKEIEFGRDGDFQQTRFVHSLNADLANDLGNLLNRTLTMAKRYCQQQVPALSGADFPADHPLKQVGQSLQERVPQAYHAVAFSVVCEGVLELVRLGNKYLDREAPWSRYKAGDQAAVEQILYGVLESVRLGAYWLSPIIPSLSTAIYQQLGFSVDFNDFTNLHVTLGNNTHHTWGILPGGQPLQDPTPIFRTLDLPEGE; the protein is encoded by the coding sequence GTGAACGCCCCCTCAAAACCTTTTGCCATTACAACTCCCCTTTATTACGTCAACACCGTTCCCCACATTGGCAGCGCTTACACCACCATTGCCGCTGATGCCCTCAGCCGCTTTCACCGTCTCCAAGGCCATCCCACCCTATTTATCACGGGCACCGATGAACATGGCCAGAAAATTCAGCGCATGGCGGAACAACGGCAACTGTCGCCCCAGGAACATTGTGACGAAATTGTGGGAGGGTTCAAAACCCTTTGGGATAAACTCCTGATTCGGTACGATCGCTTTAGCCGAACCACCGATCCCCGCCATGAAACGATCGTGGGCGAGTTTTTCCAGCGGGTGAAGGAGCAGGGAGATATTTACTTAGGCCAACAACAGGGATGGTACTGTGTCGCCTGTGAAGAGTTCAAGGAGGAGCGAGAGCTACTGGATGGCGATCGCCCCGAAAAACGGTGCCCCATCCACAGCAACCAAAGCGTGGAATGGCGCGATGAACGCAACTATTTCTTTCGTCTCTCCAAGTACCAAGCAGCCCTAGAAGCCCTCTACGATAGCCAACCGGACTTTATTCAGCCCCCCAGTCGCCGCAATGAAGTCCTCAGTTTCGTCAAACGGGGTCTCCAAGACTTCTCCATTTCCCGCATTAATTTGGATTGGGGCTTTCCCGTGCCGGGGGATCCGGAGCATACCCTCTATGTCTGGTTCGATGCCCTGCTGGGGTATGTCACCGCTCTGCTGGAACCCGATGATGAGGTTAGCCTCGATCGTGCCCTGGCCCAGTGGTGGCCCATCAACCTCCACCTAATCGGCAAAGATATCCTCCGCTTCCATGCCGTTTATTGGCCCGCCATGTTGATGTCAGCGGGTTTGCCCCTGCCCGATCGGGTCTTCGGTCATGGTTTCCTCACCAAAGACGGCCAGAAAATGGGTAAAAGTCTCGGCAATACCTTAGATCCGGTGGCCCTGGTGGACACTTACGGAGCCGATGCCGTCCGCTACTATTTCCTCAAGGAAATTGAGTTTGGCCGCGATGGGGATTTCCAACAGACCCGCTTTGTCCATAGCTTAAATGCGGACCTAGCCAACGATCTGGGTAATCTACTTAACCGCACCTTGACCATGGCTAAACGCTATTGCCAACAACAGGTGCCCGCCCTCAGCGGTGCGGACTTTCCAGCGGATCATCCCCTGAAACAAGTGGGGCAGTCTCTCCAGGAACGGGTCCCCCAGGCTTACCACGCTGTAGCCTTCAGTGTCGTCTGTGAAGGGGTGCTGGAACTGGTGCGGTTGGGTAACAAATACCTGGATCGAGAAGCGCCCTGGAGCCGCTATAAAGCAGGGGACCAGGCGGCTGTGGAGCAGATTCTCTATGGGGTGCTGGAGTCGGTGCGGTTGGGTGCCTACTGGCTGTCTCCCATTATTCCCAGCCTCAGTACAGCCATTTACCAACAATTAGGATTTTCCGTAGACTTTAACGATTTTACAAATTTACACGTTACGCTAGGAAATAATACTCATCACACTTGGGGAATTTTACCGGGGGGACAACCCTTGCAAGACCCCACTCCCATTTTCCGCACCTTAGATCTGCCGGAGGGGGAGTAG
- the prfC gene encoding peptide chain release factor 3 — MSAELQSLIQSAVDQRRNFAIISHPDAGKTTLTEKLLLYGGAIQEAGAVKARRSQRQATSDWMEMEKQRGISITSTVLQFDYDGYHINLLDTPGHQDFSEDTYRTLAAADNAVMLEDGAKGLEPQTLKLFEVCRMRRIPIFTFMNKMDRPGREPLELLDEIEQRLALKTYAVNWPIGNGDRFRGVFDRRSQTVHLFERSTHGKRQATNQILTLGDPQLERLLEPDLYSKLQEEVELLEGVGEDFDLTQVHGGAMTPVFFGSAMTNFGVELFLKSFLDYGLKPGYHRSTQGDIEPDYPEFSGFIFKLQANMDPKHRDRVAFVRVCSGKFEKDMTVNHARTGKTVRLSRPQKLFAQDRESVDEAFPGDVIGLNNPGVFTIGDTIYTGKKLEYEGIPCFSPEIFALLRNPNPSKFKQFNKGVSELREEGAVQIMYSVDESKRDPILAAVGQLQLEVVRFRLEYEYGVETLVELLPYTVARWVEGGWPALEPLGRLFNSITVKDSWQRPVLLFRNEWNVGQLLGDHPSLHLQAIAPVTVGQMPIAAS, encoded by the coding sequence ATGTCCGCCGAACTCCAATCCCTAATCCAATCCGCCGTCGATCAACGCCGTAATTTCGCCATCATTTCCCACCCCGACGCTGGGAAAACCACCCTCACCGAAAAGTTGCTGCTGTATGGGGGCGCAATCCAGGAAGCGGGAGCCGTCAAAGCCCGCCGCAGCCAGCGCCAAGCCACCTCCGACTGGATGGAAATGGAAAAGCAACGGGGAATTTCCATTACCTCCACCGTGCTGCAATTTGACTATGACGGCTACCACATCAATTTGCTGGACACCCCAGGTCACCAGGACTTTAGCGAAGATACCTATCGCACCCTTGCCGCCGCTGACAATGCGGTGATGTTGGAGGATGGGGCCAAGGGCTTGGAACCCCAGACCCTGAAGTTGTTTGAAGTCTGTCGGATGCGCCGAATTCCCATCTTTACCTTCATGAATAAGATGGATCGGCCTGGGCGGGAGCCACTGGAACTATTAGATGAAATCGAACAGCGCCTAGCTCTGAAAACCTATGCAGTGAACTGGCCCATTGGCAACGGCGATCGCTTCCGGGGCGTGTTCGATCGCCGCTCCCAGACCGTTCATCTGTTCGAGCGCAGCACCCATGGCAAGCGCCAAGCCACCAACCAAATTCTGACCCTAGGGGATCCCCAGTTGGAACGCCTCTTGGAGCCAGATCTCTATAGCAAACTCCAGGAAGAGGTGGAACTGCTGGAAGGGGTAGGGGAAGATTTTGACTTGACCCAAGTCCATGGCGGTGCCATGACCCCTGTTTTCTTTGGCAGCGCTATGACCAACTTCGGCGTGGAGTTGTTTCTCAAGTCCTTTTTGGATTATGGACTCAAGCCCGGTTACCACCGCAGCACCCAGGGCGATATTGAGCCAGATTATCCAGAGTTTTCTGGTTTTATTTTCAAGTTGCAAGCCAATATGGACCCCAAGCACCGCGATCGCGTGGCTTTTGTGCGGGTCTGTTCCGGCAAGTTTGAAAAGGACATGACCGTTAACCATGCCCGCACCGGCAAAACGGTGCGCCTCTCCCGACCCCAGAAGCTCTTTGCCCAAGATCGGGAATCCGTGGATGAAGCCTTTCCCGGTGATGTCATTGGTCTCAACAATCCGGGGGTTTTCACCATTGGCGATACCATTTACACCGGTAAGAAGCTGGAATATGAGGGGATTCCCTGTTTTTCTCCAGAAATCTTTGCCCTACTGCGCAATCCCAACCCCTCCAAGTTTAAGCAGTTCAATAAGGGGGTGTCGGAACTGCGGGAAGAAGGGGCCGTCCAGATTATGTATTCGGTGGATGAATCCAAGCGGGATCCAATCCTGGCAGCGGTGGGCCAGTTACAACTGGAGGTGGTGCGCTTCCGCCTGGAGTATGAATATGGCGTGGAAACCCTGGTGGAATTACTGCCCTATACGGTGGCGCGATGGGTGGAGGGGGGCTGGCCTGCCCTGGAACCCCTGGGCCGTCTGTTTAATAGCATCACGGTGAAGGATAGCTGGCAACGCCCGGTGCTGCTGTTCCGCAATGAGTGGAATGTGGGGCAGCTCTTGGGGGATCATCCCAGTTTGCATTTGCAGGCGATCGCCCCCGTCACCGTGGGCCAAATGCCGATCGCAGCCTCCTAA
- a CDS encoding metal-binding protein encodes MPAGRIHDRITLWTLPYVTVLVFALSRDGELTLLAAGGYLLGGLLLGPDLDIHSRPFKRWGPLRWIWLPYQRGLRHRSLWSHGPIVGTTLRLLYLGLWLGLGLGLGALLWGLLVGGSGWRTVAWDILEQGGARVGRSLQTHPQAYVMAYCGLEAGAMSHSLSDYIGSAVKRYQRQGWRGLWPKAKSGKKSSDKKLATKKPSVRKLSAKKRR; translated from the coding sequence ATGCCCGCTGGTCGGATCCACGATCGCATTACCCTTTGGACCTTGCCCTATGTGACGGTGCTGGTCTTTGCCCTCAGCCGGGATGGGGAGTTGACCCTGCTGGCGGCGGGGGGCTATTTGCTGGGAGGGTTGCTGTTGGGTCCGGATCTGGATATCCACTCTCGCCCTTTTAAGCGCTGGGGTCCCCTGCGCTGGATTTGGCTTCCCTACCAACGGGGGCTGCGCCATCGATCCCTGTGGTCCCATGGGCCGATCGTGGGCACAACCTTACGATTGCTGTATTTGGGGCTGTGGCTGGGGTTGGGGCTGGGGCTGGGGGCGCTGCTGTGGGGGCTGCTGGTGGGAGGGTCCGGGTGGAGAACGGTGGCCTGGGACATCCTGGAGCAGGGGGGGGCTAGGGTGGGGCGATCGCTGCAAACCCACCCCCAAGCCTATGTTATGGCTTACTGCGGTTTGGAGGCAGGAGCCATGAGCCATTCCCTCAGTGATTACATTGGCTCGGCGGTCAAGCGCTATCAACGCCAGGGTTGGCGGGGACTTTGGCCGAAGGCTAAATCTGGCAAAAAATCATCAGACAAAAAACTAGCGACCAAAAAACCATCGGTCAGAAAACTATCGGCCAAAAAACGGCGTTGA
- a CDS encoding LabA-like NYN domain-containing protein, whose product MFNDVDRDSIFTPEQVLENRGRVAIFIDGSNLFYAALQLGIEIDYTKLLSRLTGGSRLLRSFFYTGVDRTNEKQQGFLLWMRRNGYRVISKDLVQLPDGSKKANLDVEIAVDMMALVGSYDTAVLVSGDGDLAYAVDSVSYRGVRVEVMSLRSMTSDSLINVADRYIDLETIKEEIQKTPRHPYTYSPLPLGIVKEHDHSKSL is encoded by the coding sequence ATGTTCAATGATGTAGATCGAGATTCTATCTTTACCCCAGAACAGGTTCTAGAAAACCGAGGTCGGGTTGCTATTTTCATCGACGGTTCCAACCTCTTCTATGCCGCCCTACAATTGGGCATTGAGATTGATTACACCAAGCTCCTCTCTAGACTTACGGGTGGCTCTAGGCTACTGAGATCCTTCTTTTATACGGGAGTCGATCGTACCAACGAGAAACAACAGGGCTTTTTGCTGTGGATGCGGCGCAATGGTTATCGGGTCATTTCCAAAGACCTGGTACAACTGCCGGATGGCTCTAAAAAGGCTAATCTGGATGTGGAAATCGCGGTGGACATGATGGCCTTAGTGGGATCCTATGACACGGCTGTTCTGGTGAGCGGGGACGGGGATCTAGCCTATGCGGTGGATTCCGTCAGCTATCGTGGGGTGCGGGTGGAGGTGATGAGCCTGCGATCGATGACCAGTGATAGCTTGATTAATGTGGCCGATCGCTATATTGATCTAGAAACCATCAAAGAGGAAATCCAGAAAACGCCCCGCCACCCCTATACCTACAGTCCCTTGCCTTTGGGGATTGTCAAGGAGCATGACCATTCCAAATCCTTGTAG
- a CDS encoding cofactor assembly of complex C subunit B produces MTPPKPQTDLRWLPLVVGGLGGTLLFINRLLTPVLLDSQARSDALGVFLSALLILVGLVWQQVQPRNPEAVVLVGEAGMELQTDLPDAVQVELAWMSQILLTNTATRSLVVWYGDRILLRRGILAPGKTVTPGAILGRVLEKQRPVYLVNLKLYPGRFEFDYLPENTQGVICQPLGRNGVLILAANAPRSYTQQDERWVEALAEKLTHSLDQWSSLPENPANG; encoded by the coding sequence TTGACTCCTCCTAAACCCCAAACCGATCTCCGCTGGTTGCCCCTCGTTGTGGGGGGGCTGGGGGGTACGTTGTTATTCATCAATCGTCTCTTAACCCCGGTTCTGCTGGATTCCCAAGCCCGATCCGATGCCTTAGGGGTGTTCCTCAGTGCCCTGCTGATTTTGGTGGGGCTAGTGTGGCAACAGGTTCAACCCCGCAACCCTGAGGCGGTGGTGTTGGTGGGGGAGGCGGGCATGGAACTTCAGACGGATTTACCGGATGCTGTCCAGGTGGAGTTGGCCTGGATGTCCCAGATTTTGTTGACCAATACGGCGACGCGATCGCTGGTGGTGTGGTATGGCGATCGTATCCTGCTGCGGCGGGGGATTTTGGCCCCAGGGAAGACCGTGACCCCAGGGGCGATCCTAGGGCGGGTGCTGGAAAAACAAAGACCGGTGTATCTGGTCAATCTCAAGCTCTATCCAGGGCGCTTTGAGTTTGACTATTTGCCTGAAAATACCCAGGGGGTTATTTGCCAACCCTTGGGCCGCAACGGTGTCCTGATTTTGGCGGCTAATGCGCCCCGCAGCTATACCCAACAGGATGAGCGCTGGGTGGAAGCCTTGGCGGAAAAGCTGACCCACAGCCTGGACCAATGGTCTTCTCTACCGGAAAATCCGGCCAACGGATAG
- a CDS encoding B12-binding domain-containing radical SAM protein encodes MNVLLLYPLFPKSFWSFEKTLELVGRKAMLPPLGLVTVAAILPQEWNFRLCDRNVSQVTEADWEWADLVILSGMIVQKEDLLDQVQEAKKRGKKVAVGGPYATALPEEVEAVGADYLILDEGEITLPLFVEAVNQGQETGRFRAIEKPDITITPVPRFDLLDLDAYSEMAVQFSRGCPFQCEFCDIIVLYGRKPRTKEPSQLMAELDRLYELGWRRGIFMVDDNFIGNKRNVKRLLQDMVPWMEERGYPFSFDTEASVDLASDQELMDLMTAAGFGAVFLGIETPDESSLAVTKKFQNTRDPLSESIHKITSSGLRVMAGFIIGFDGEKPGAGQRLVEFVEKTNIPTAFYSILQALPDTALWHRLSKEERLMNGTGNINQTTLMNFVPTRPMAEIAQEYIDGFMQLYDPLNFLDRTYRHYRILGTAPCHQKRREKRQGKPKGKGKGVDGKMLRALGILAWRQGVVRETRVRFWVYLWEMFQHNRGGIASYLGVCAQIEHFLEYREVVKANIESQLAACLEEEARVRGRWQAAQSVAKTAEHCPDDAAVEQLAS; translated from the coding sequence ATGAATGTTTTATTACTTTATCCCCTTTTTCCCAAAAGCTTTTGGTCTTTTGAAAAGACCCTAGAACTGGTAGGCCGCAAGGCCATGCTACCGCCCTTAGGTTTGGTCACAGTTGCAGCTATTTTGCCCCAGGAGTGGAATTTTCGCCTGTGCGATCGCAATGTCAGCCAAGTCACAGAGGCAGATTGGGAGTGGGCCGATCTGGTTATTTTATCGGGGATGATTGTCCAGAAAGAGGATCTCTTAGACCAAGTTCAAGAAGCCAAGAAACGGGGTAAAAAAGTGGCGGTAGGTGGACCCTATGCAACCGCTTTACCGGAAGAAGTGGAAGCAGTGGGGGCTGATTATTTAATTTTGGATGAGGGAGAAATTACCCTACCGCTATTTGTGGAAGCGGTCAATCAGGGACAGGAAACAGGACGCTTCCGAGCCATAGAAAAACCCGATATAACCATAACCCCGGTGCCTCGGTTCGATTTATTAGATCTGGATGCCTATTCGGAAATGGCGGTGCAGTTTTCGCGAGGTTGCCCTTTCCAATGTGAGTTTTGTGACATTATTGTGCTGTATGGACGCAAGCCCCGCACTAAGGAACCCAGCCAGCTTATGGCCGAACTCGATCGCCTCTATGAACTGGGCTGGCGACGGGGAATTTTCATGGTGGATGATAACTTCATTGGCAATAAGCGCAACGTCAAACGGTTGCTGCAAGACATGGTTCCCTGGATGGAAGAGCGGGGATATCCCTTCTCATTTGACACGGAAGCATCGGTGGATCTAGCCAGTGATCAAGAGTTAATGGATCTGATGACAGCGGCAGGGTTTGGAGCGGTCTTTTTGGGCATTGAAACACCCGATGAGTCCAGTTTAGCAGTGACGAAAAAGTTTCAAAATACCCGCGATCCCCTCAGTGAGTCGATTCATAAAATCACAAGTTCCGGCTTGCGGGTGATGGCTGGATTTATTATTGGCTTTGATGGGGAAAAACCAGGAGCAGGGCAACGATTGGTGGAGTTTGTGGAGAAAACCAACATTCCCACGGCATTCTACAGCATTTTGCAAGCGCTTCCAGATACAGCCCTATGGCATCGCCTCTCCAAGGAAGAGCGGTTAATGAATGGTACGGGCAATATTAACCAAACAACATTAATGAATTTTGTGCCCACTCGGCCCATGGCGGAGATTGCCCAGGAGTATATTGATGGGTTTATGCAGTTATATGATCCGTTGAATTTCCTCGATCGAACCTATCGCCACTACCGCATTCTGGGCACTGCGCCCTGTCACCAAAAGCGCCGCGAAAAGCGCCAGGGCAAACCCAAGGGTAAGGGTAAGGGTGTTGATGGGAAGATGCTTCGGGCTTTGGGTATTCTAGCGTGGCGACAGGGTGTTGTGCGAGAAACGCGGGTGCGCTTCTGGGTGTACCTCTGGGAAATGTTTCAGCACAATCGGGGCGGAATTGCTAGCTATTTAGGGGTCTGTGCCCAAATTGAGCATTTCTTGGAGTATCGAGAGGTGGTCAAGGCCAATATTGAGTCCCAGTTAGCGGCGTGTTTGGAGGAGGAAGCGCGGGTGAGAGGCCGGTGGCAGGCAGCTCAATCTGTGGCAAAAACTGCGGAACATTGCCCAGATGATGCTGCCGTGGAGCAACTCGCCTCCTAG
- the nusB gene encoding transcription antitermination factor NusB, whose protein sequence is MQRQPRRLARELALLVLGQTANRQANLTDESTLQSLLLATVRTLVMEAHDSLEAATTELTQGNEQLLNSNVQAPTLDSAKAMVQDAAALTQKAINQVGIALELPELIQMARQDDIRTFAITLCQEVHSQRSRLDAVLNQAMVDWQLSRLPRVDQDILRIAVAEILCLDIGHQVAINEAVELSKRYSDEEGRRLINGILRRVVQSLEAETLGEENTDPAAIADLS, encoded by the coding sequence ATGCAACGCCAACCCCGCCGTCTTGCCCGTGAACTTGCCCTGCTTGTGCTGGGCCAGACTGCTAACCGCCAAGCTAACCTCACCGATGAGTCCACCTTGCAATCCCTACTGTTGGCCACGGTGCGCACCTTGGTGATGGAGGCCCATGACTCCCTAGAAGCTGCCACCACAGAACTGACCCAAGGCAACGAGCAATTACTCAACAGCAACGTCCAAGCCCCCACCCTGGACAGTGCCAAGGCCATGGTGCAGGATGCTGCCGCATTAACCCAAAAAGCCATTAACCAGGTGGGCATTGCCCTGGAGTTGCCGGAACTGATCCAAATGGCCCGCCAGGATGACATTCGCACCTTTGCCATCACCCTCTGCCAGGAAGTCCACAGCCAGCGATCGCGGTTGGATGCTGTGCTCAACCAAGCCATGGTGGACTGGCAACTGAGCCGCCTGCCTCGGGTGGATCAAGATATCCTCCGCATTGCGGTGGCCGAAATCCTCTGCTTGGATATCGGCCATCAGGTGGCCATTAATGAAGCGGTGGAACTGTCGAAGCGCTATAGCGATGAGGAAGGACGACGACTGATCAATGGGATTTTGCGCCGGGTGGTGCAATCCCTAGAGGCGGAGACCCTGGGGGAGGAAAACACCGATCCGGCGGCGATCGCCGATCTGAGTTAA